In the Thermodesulfobacteriota bacterium genome, TCCCCGANNNNNNNNNNACCACCGAGAAGATGTAGTCGGTGTGCATCTCGGGGAGGTAGAAGAGCTTCTGCTTCCCCGCGCCCACGCCGGTGCCGAGGAGCCCGCCGTTGGAAAACGCGATCAGCGACTGCACCACCTGGTACCCTCCGGCCTGCGCCTGCGAGAACGGGTCGAGGAACGCCTGCAGCCTCGCCATGCGGTACGGTTTGGCCGCGATCAGCGCCGCGGCGCCCGCGACCCCCGCGACTCCCGCCAGCGCCAGGTACTTCCACGGGAATCCCGCGAGGAACACGACCGCCAGAAACGAGGTCAGGATCACGACGACCATCCCGAAGTCCGGCTCCTTCAATATCGCCGCGACGAAGATCCCCATCACGGCGAGCATGGGAGCGAACGCCCGGATCCCCTCTTTCGGATTCTCCCCCTTCCGGTCGATCGCGTACGCGGCGTAGGCGAGCAGGACGAACTTCGCCAGCTCGGAGGGCTGGAAGTGGAAGAACTTCAGGTTGATCCACCGGGACGCGCCGTTCGCCGCGTGCCGGATGCCGGGGACGAACACCAGGAGCAGCAGCGCGAAGGTGCCCGCCAGAATCGGGAGAATGTTGCGCCGGTAGACGTCGTAGTCCTTCCGCGACAGGTAGGCGGCGAGCGATACGCCCGCCAGGAGGAACAGGATCTGCCGCTTGAGGAAGTAGGCGGGATCCTGCCCGAACCGGTCGGACGAGCCCGCCATGACGTTCGTCGCGCTGTAGATCATCAGGAGCCCCAGGACGGTCAGCGCCAGGGTGCACAGCGCGAGGACCATGGTCTCGTGGCGCTTCCCGATCTTCATTCCGGAAGCTCCAAAACCGCCCGGCGGAACGCCTCGCCGCGCTCCTCGAAATTGCGGAACATGTCGAAGCTGGAGCAGGCGGGCGAGAAGACGACGACGTCTCCCGCGCGCGCCGCCGCGGCGGCGGCCCGCACGGCCTCCGCGAGCGTGCCGGCGGTGACGATCGGCGCCGCCCCCGCGAGCTCCCCGGCCATCCGGGCGCGCGCCTCCCCCAGGAGCACCACCGCCCGCGCCTTGCGGGAGAGCGGCCCGCGCAGGGGACGGAAATCCACCCCCTTGTCCTTCCCCCCCGCCACCAGGACCACCGGTTCCGGGAACCCCTCGAGGGCCGCCAGGACCGCGCCGACGTTGGTCCCCTTCGAGTCGTTGTAGTACGAGACGCCCCGCAGCGTCCGCACGAACTCCACGCGGTGCGGGAGGCCGGGGAACTCCGAAAGCTCCGCCAGGACGTCCTCGCGGGAGACCCCCATCTCCCGGGCGACGCAGATCGCCGCCAGCGCGTTCTCCACGTTCTGGAGCCCGCGGATCCGCATCGCGCCCCGCGGGTACCGCTCCTCCCCGGCCGGCGTCTTGTACACCATCTCGTCCCCCGCCAGGAAGGCGCCCTCCGGCAGCTCCCGGGAAACGGAGAACGGGACCTTGCGCGCCCGGACCGCAGCGGCCCGCGAGACGACCTCCGGGTCGTCGGCGTTGATCACCGCCGCGTCGCCCGAACCCTGGTTGCGGAAGACCGCCGTCTTGGCCTCCGCGTATTGCGCGAAGCCGTCGTAGCGGTCCCGGTGGTCCTCCGTGATGTTCAGCAGCGCGGCCACCGCCGGCCGGAACTCCCCGATCGACTCGAGCTGGAAGCTGGAGACCTCCACCACGCCCCAGTCGAACGGTTCCCCGGCGGCGGCGACGAACGGCGTGCCGAGGTTCCCCCCGACGAACACGCGCCCGAACGATCGGGCGGCCATCCCGCCGACCAGCGTCGTGACGGTGGACTTTCCGTTCGTGCCCGTGATCGCGGCCACCCGGCCGCGGAACCGCCGGTATCCCAGCTCCAGCTCGCCCCACACCGGCACCCCCGCAGCCGCGAGCGCGGAAAGCGGCAGCTTCCGCCGCGGCACGCCCGGCGACAGGACGACCAGCGCCGTCCCGGAGATGTCCGACTCCTCCAACATTCCCTGCCGGAAGCAGACGCCGGCCGGGACCGGCTCCCCGAGCGATATCTCCACGGCCTCCCGCGGCCGGTCGTCCAGCAGCAGTACCTTCGCCCCCTCGCCCGCAAGGAGGCGCGCGGACAGCAGCCCGGACCGCCCCGCCCCGACGACCGCCGCTATTTTCCCCGAAAGGTTCTCCATGCTCACCGGATCTTCAGCGTGCTGATCGCCAGCAGCGCCAGGATGATCGATATGATCCAGAACCGGACGATGATCTTGGGCTCAGCCCACCCCTTCAGCTCGAAGTGGTGGTGGAGCGGCGCCATCCGGAAGATCCGTTTCCTCCGGGTCTTGTAGGATGTCACCTGGAAGATGACGGACAGCGCCTCGATGACGAAGATCCCGCCCACCAGCGCCAGCACGATCTCCTGCTTCACCATCACGGCCACGACGCCCAGCGCGCCGCCCAGGGAGAGCGATCCCGTATCGCCCATGAACACCTGCGCCGGGTACGCGTTGTACCAGAGGAACCCGAGCCCCGCGCCGGCCAGGGCGCCGCAGAAGATCGTCAGCTCCCCCACGCCGGGCACGTACTGGATCTGCAGGTAGTTGGCGATCTTCACGTTCCCCGCCAGGTAGGCGAAGAGCATGTAGGTGGAGGCGGAGATGACGGACGGCCCGATCGCCAGCCCGTCCAGCCCGTCGGTCAGGTTCACCGCGTTCGACGCCCCCACGATCACGAAGACGATGAAGGGGATATAAAGGAAGCCGAGGTCGGGCTGGAGGTTCTTGAAGAACGGGATGGTCACCGTGTCGTCGATCCCGATGTCCATGTAGATGAGCCCCGCCGCCAGGACCGCCAGGGAGAACTGCAAGAGGAGCTTCCTCCGGGGGCTCAAGCCCTTCGTGTCCTTCTTGATGACCTTCCGGTAGTCGTCGACGAACCCGATCGCGCCGAACCCCACCGTCACCAGGACCGCGATCCAGATGTAGGGGCTCGTGAGGTTCGCCCACAGCAGCGTCGGGATGACGGCCGCCAGGACGATGAGCACCCCTCCCATCGTCGGGGTCCCCTCCTTGACGAGGTGGCTCTCCGGCCCGTCCCTCCGGATGGTCTGCCCGATCTGCCGCTCGTGGAGGACCCGGATCAGCCACGGCCCGATCAGGAACGAGATCAACAGCGCGGTGATCGCCGCGTAGATCGTCCGGAACGTGATGTAGCGGAACACGTTGAAGAACGTGTAGTCCGCGTGGAGCGGGAACAGGAGGTGATAGAGCATCCCTTAGGCCCAGTCCTCCCGGATGTCGGACGCCACCGCATCCAGCCGCATCCCTCTCGATCCTTTCACCAGGACCGCGTCTCCCTCCGACAGGAAGCTCCGGAGCGCCGCCCGGAGCGCCTCCCGGTCCGCGTACTCCGCGACGGCCGAGACGTCCATCCCCCCCTCGCGGGCGCCGCGGGCCGCGTAGGCGGCCTGCGCGCCGAGGGCGAACAGCCGTTCGACCTTCAGGTGCGCCATCAGGTGGCCGATGCGGAAGTGGGAAGCCGGGGAACTCTCCCCAAGCTCGAGCATGTCCCCGAAAACGACCACGGTCCTCCGCCCGCGCGACAGGGAAGCCAGCGAGCGCAGCGCCGCCTCGGTGGACGCGGGGTTCGCGTTGTAGCTGTCGTCCAGCAGGAGCCCTCCCCCGCGCAGCGGCACGGCCTGGAAGCGTCCCGGCCCGGAGGCGAAGCCGGCGAGCCCCTCCTCCATCTCTCCGGGGCGCATTCCCAGGGTGAACGCCACCGCCGTCGCGGCCACGGCGTTCATGAGGTGGTGCTCTCCCGAGACGCCGACGGAGGACGAGAACTCGCCCGCCGGGGTCCGGACGGCGATCCGCATCCCGGTGTCGGTCATCGACAGGATCCGCCCGCTGAAATCGTTCATCGGAACGCCGTAGAAGATCTTCTCGGCGGAGCAGCGGGCCGCTTCCCGGACGACGCGCAGGTCGGTGGCGTTGACCACCGCGGTGCCGTCCGCGGGCAGGGCGCGGAAGAGGTCCCCCTTCTCGCGCGCGATCCCTTCCATGCTGCCGAGCCCCGCAAGGTGGGCGGGGGCGATGTTCGTGATCAGGGCGATGTCCGGCGCCGCGATCCCCGCCAGGCGGGCGATCTCCCCGGGCGCGTTGGTGCCCATCTCCAGGACCGCCGCCTCGTGCTCCTCCGAAAGGGCGAGGAGGGCGAGCGGCATCCCGATCAGGTTGTTCCGGTTCCCCGGATTGAACAGCACCTTCCGCGAGCGGGACAACAGGCAGGAGAGCATCTCCTTCGTCGTCGTCTTCCCCGAGCTGCCCGTGATGCCCGCCAGCGGGATCCGGCGGTGCCGGAGCCGATGCGCCCGGGCCAGGTCCCCCAGCGCCTCGACGGGATCGCGCACGACGAAGACGGGGCGGCTCCGCGCCAGCGCCGCCGGGACCTTCTTCGCGCCCGCCTCCGAGACGATCGCGGCGAGCGCCCCCTTCCCGAAGACCTCCTCCACGAAGTCCGCGCCGTCGGCCCGCTCCCCGGGGAGCGCGACGAAGACCGCCCCCGGCCGGACCTGCCGGCTGTCCGTCGTGACCTCGCCGATCGGGTCGGGCACGGAGAACCCCGACGCCTCCCGCAGCGGGTGGATCGCCCCGATCACCTCGGGGAGCGTCATCCTACCGCCCTGAGGCAAGCACATCCCGAACCGCCTGCCGGTCGTCGAACGGCAGGCGCCGGTCCCCGACGATCTGGACATCCTCGTGTCCTTTCCCGACGATCGCGACGGTGTCCCCCGCCTCCGCGAGGGACACGGCCGCCGCGATCGCCGCTTTCCGGTCTGTGATCTTCAGGAAATACCCGTCGTCCCATTCCACCGGCCCGCGCGCCTCCATGAGCCCCTCGGAGGTCAGCCCCGGCAGGATGTCGGCGATGATCGCCTCGGGGTCCTCGTTCCGCGGGTTGTCGGAGGTCACCACCACGACGTCGGAGCGCAGCGCGGCGACCCGGCCCATCACGGGCCGCTTCCCGCGGTCCCGGTTCCCCCCGCAGCCGAACACCGTGATGAGGCGGGAATCCGCGAGCCCCCGCAGCGTCGACAGCACCCGGTCCATCCCGTCCGGCGTGTGGGCGAAATCCACGTAGATGTGCAGCCCGCGGTCGTTTTCGACCGGCTCCAGCCGCCCCGGGATCGAGCGGACGGAGCCGATCCCCGCGACGATGGCATCCGGCGGCGTGGAGAGCAGCAGCGCGCCGGAGACGGCCGCCATGATGTTGGAGACGTTGTGCGCCCCGATCAGGGGGGACGACAGGGAGAGGCTCCCCTCCGGCGTCGCGAGCCGCATTCTGCACCCGTCCCACGACATCGACATCTCCAGCGGGAACACCTCCCACGACCGGGAGAACCCGAAGGTCAGCGCCGAGGGAAGCTCCTGCGCGAGCCGCTCCCCGTAGGGGTCGTCCCCGTTCAGCGCGATGCCCGCGCGCTTCCCGCCCGAAGGGAGGAACTCCCGGAAGAACCTCGCCTTGGCGCGGAAATACGATTCCATGTCGCCGTGGAAATCGAGATGGTCGCGGGTGAGGTTCGTGAAGATTCCCAGGTCGAAGCGGACCCCCTCGATCCGCCCCTGCGCGGCGCTGTGGGAGGACACCTCCATCACGAGGTCGGTGGCGCCCTCCTTCAGCGACTCCGCCATCAGCGCCTGCAGCTCGTGGGGAAACGGCGTCGTCAGTCCTTTCCGGAGGACCTTCCCGGCCGCCCGGTACTCGATCGTCCCGATGACCGCGGGCACCCTCCCGGCGGCCCGGAGGATCCCCTCCAGCAGGTACGAGACCGTCGTCTTCCCGTTCGTCCCGGTGATCCCGGCGACCCGCATCCGCGCCGAAGGGTCGCCGTAAAAGGCGACGGCGGTCCTCCACAGCGCTTCCGCCGTGGAGGGAACGCGGACGACCGGCAGGGGAGGCGAAGGGAGGTCCCGCTCCACGAGCGCCGCGGCGGCCCCCGCGCGCGCGGCGGCCTCGAGGAAGTCGTGGCCGTCGGTCCGGCTGCCGGGCAGCGCCACGAACAGGTCGCCCGGGCGGACGTCGCGCGAATCCACCCGGATGCCGCCGATCTCGATGCCGCCTTGGGAGGCGGGGACGGCGGGGATTCCCGCCGGGAGAAGATCCGCCAGCCTCAACGCTTCTCCCTGCCCGCGGAAGCCGTCACCGGCCCGCTCTCGGCGCGGAACCGCACCGAGCATTCCGCACCGGGGAAGAGGACG is a window encoding:
- the mraY gene encoding phospho-N-acetylmuramoyl-pentapeptide-transferase: MLYHLLFPLHADYTFFNVFRYITFRTIYAAITALLISFLIGPWLIRVLHERQIGQTIRRDGPESHLVKEGTPTMGGVLIVLAAVIPTLLWANLTSPYIWIAVLVTVGFGAIGFVDDYRKVIKKDTKGLSPRRKLLLQFSLAVLAAGLIYMDIGIDDTVTIPFFKNLQPDLGFLYIPFIVFVIVGASNAVNLTDGLDGLAIGPSVISASTYMLFAYLAGNVKIANYLQIQYVPGVGELTIFCGALAGAGLGFLWYNAYPAQVFMGDTGSLSLGGALGVVAVMVKQEIVLALVGGIFVIEALSVIFQVTSYKTRRKRIFRMAPLHHHFELKGWAEPKIIVRFWIISIILALLAISTLKIR
- a CDS encoding UDP-N-acetylmuramoyl-L-alanyl-D-glutamate--2,6-diaminopimelate ligase, producing MRLADLLPAGIPAVPASQGGIEIGGIRVDSRDVRPGDLFVALPGSRTDGHDFLEAAARAGAAAALVERDLPSPPLPVVRVPSTAEALWRTAVAFYGDPSARMRVAGITGTNGKTTVSYLLEGILRAAGRVPAVIGTIEYRAAGKVLRKGLTTPFPHELQALMAESLKEGATDLVMEVSSHSAAQGRIEGVRFDLGIFTNLTRDHLDFHGDMESYFRAKARFFREFLPSGGKRAGIALNGDDPYGERLAQELPSALTFGFSRSWEVFPLEMSMSWDGCRMRLATPEGSLSLSSPLIGAHNVSNIMAAVSGALLLSTPPDAIVAGIGSVRSIPGRLEPVENDRGLHIYVDFAHTPDGMDRVLSTLRGLADSRLITVFGCGGNRDRGKRPVMGRVAALRSDVVVVTSDNPRNEDPEAIIADILPGLTSEGLMEARGPVEWDDGYFLKITDRKAAIAAAVSLAEAGDTVAIVGKGHEDVQIVGDRRLPFDDRQAVRDVLASGR
- the murD gene encoding UDP-N-acetylmuramoyl-L-alanine--D-glutamate ligase, whose protein sequence is MENLSGKIAAVVGAGRSGLLSARLLAGEGAKVLLLDDRPREAVEISLGEPVPAGVCFRQGMLEESDISGTALVVLSPGVPRRKLPLSALAAAGVPVWGELELGYRRFRGRVAAITGTNGKSTVTTLVGGMAARSFGRVFVGGNLGTPFVAAAGEPFDWGVVEVSSFQLESIGEFRPAVAALLNITEDHRDRYDGFAQYAEAKTAVFRNQGSGDAAVINADDPEVVSRAAAVRARKVPFSVSRELPEGAFLAGDEMVYKTPAGEERYPRGAMRIRGLQNVENALAAICVAREMGVSREDVLAELSEFPGLPHRVEFVRTLRGVSYYNDSKGTNVGAVLAALEGFPEPVVLVAGGKDKGVDFRPLRGPLSRKARAVVLLGEARARMAGELAGAAPIVTAGTLAEAVRAAAAAARAGDVVVFSPACSSFDMFRNFEERGEAFRRAVLELPE
- a CDS encoding FtsW/RodA/SpoVE family cell cycle protein, whose protein sequence is MKIGKRHETMVLALCTLALTVLGLLMIYSATNVMAGSSDRFGQDPAYFLKRQILFLLAGVSLAAYLSRKDYDVYRRNILPILAGTFALLLLVFVPGIRHAANGASRWINLKFFHFQPSELAKFVLLAYAAYAIDRKGENPKEGIRAFAPMLAVMGIFVAAILKEPDFGMVVVILTSFLAVVFLAGFPWKYLALAGVAGVAGAAALIAAKPYRMARLQAFLDPFSQAQAGGYQVVQSLIAFSNGGLLGTGVGAGKQKLFYLPEMHTDYIFSVV
- the murF gene encoding UDP-N-acetylmuramoyl-tripeptide--D-alanyl-D-alanine ligase codes for the protein MTLPEVIGAIHPLREASGFSVPDPIGEVTTDSRQVRPGAVFVALPGERADGADFVEEVFGKGALAAIVSEAGAKKVPAALARSRPVFVVRDPVEALGDLARAHRLRHRRIPLAGITGSSGKTTTKEMLSCLLSRSRKVLFNPGNRNNLIGMPLALLALSEEHEAAVLEMGTNAPGEIARLAGIAAPDIALITNIAPAHLAGLGSMEGIAREKGDLFRALPADGTAVVNATDLRVVREAARCSAEKIFYGVPMNDFSGRILSMTDTGMRIAVRTPAGEFSSSVGVSGEHHLMNAVAATAVAFTLGMRPGEMEEGLAGFASGPGRFQAVPLRGGGLLLDDSYNANPASTEAALRSLASLSRGRRTVVVFGDMLELGESSPASHFRIGHLMAHLKVERLFALGAQAAYAARGAREGGMDVSAVAEYADREALRAALRSFLSEGDAVLVKGSRGMRLDAVASDIREDWA